In the genome of Pelagibacterium nitratireducens, one region contains:
- a CDS encoding MmcQ/YjbR family DNA-binding protein, with amino-acid sequence MFHRKGFDDFVATLAGTSLVDQWDAHVAKVGGKVFVLLSADEGGAALTFKCSEESFELLTTLDGIGQASYFAKRKWVTAAERAPLSATELEAYVKRSYELVAAGLTRKARQALGIDG; translated from the coding sequence ATGTTTCATAGGAAGGGGTTCGACGATTTCGTCGCGACCCTGGCAGGCACTTCACTTGTCGATCAATGGGACGCCCACGTCGCCAAGGTCGGTGGCAAGGTGTTCGTTCTGCTCAGCGCAGACGAGGGGGGAGCAGCCCTGACCTTCAAGTGCAGCGAAGAAAGCTTTGAGCTTCTGACCACGCTCGATGGCATCGGACAGGCTTCGTACTTCGCCAAGCGCAAATGGGTTACAGCCGCAGAACGCGCGCCCCTATCGGCCACCGAACTCGAAGCCTATGTGAAGCGCTCCTACGAACTCGTAGCAGCAGGCCTGACGCGCAAGGCGCGTCAGGCCCTTGGGATCGACGGTTAG
- a CDS encoding type VI secretion system-associated protein TagO, with amino-acid sequence MNRFGLAAIMALAGFSAAPVPALAQTSPERCAAIGPASERLACYDSIFRSGQFTGGGSRTDADQGLWTSGIEVSQIEGTEVPFATLESEQLIPALAGGRAPARLTILCLDGETTVQFGFAGSAMGTPTSNSAALTLQYDRQPPRTQSVALAPDRLAVGFFETEAARAVIGQLRQSERLLVRATPQSQRSVTVSFQLEGIEAALQPVREACGW; translated from the coding sequence ATGAATAGATTTGGGTTGGCGGCGATAATGGCGTTGGCCGGATTTTCGGCAGCGCCGGTGCCCGCTCTGGCCCAGACGTCGCCCGAACGTTGTGCCGCCATCGGACCGGCCAGCGAGAGACTGGCATGCTATGATTCGATTTTCCGCTCGGGCCAGTTTACCGGCGGCGGCAGTCGGACCGATGCCGACCAGGGGCTCTGGACGAGCGGGATCGAGGTCTCGCAGATCGAGGGGACCGAAGTGCCGTTCGCCACGCTCGAATCCGAGCAGCTTATCCCCGCCCTGGCCGGTGGGCGCGCACCGGCGCGGCTGACGATATTGTGCCTCGATGGCGAGACGACCGTGCAGTTCGGCTTCGCCGGTTCGGCGATGGGCACTCCCACATCCAACAGCGCCGCACTCACGCTGCAATACGACCGCCAGCCGCCCCGGACCCAATCGGTCGCTCTTGCCCCCGACCGGCTGGCCGTCGGATTTTTCGAGACGGAAGCCGCCCGGGCGGTGATCGGACAATTGCGACAGAGCGAGCGCCTTCTGGTCCGGGCCACGCCGCAGTCCCAGCGTTCGGTGACGGTCAGTTTTCAGCTCGAGGGAATCGAGGCCGCGCTGCAGCCGGTCCGCGAGGCATGCGGGTGGTAG
- a CDS encoding insulinase family protein, translating into MPHHPAFELIAEEKINEINSLARHYRHKKTGAEVLSLINDDENKVFGISFATPPQDSTGLPHILEHSVLCGSEKFPVKKPFVEMLKGSLHTFLNAMTFPDKTVYPVASQNLADFYNLTEVYMDAVFFPLLTRETFQQEGWHYEIENPHDPMIFKGVVFNEMKGGFSSPDQVNYAYALQSLFPDAVYSNYSGGDPRVMPDLTYEQFRDFHKRYYHPSNAQIIFYGDDDPEKRLELLDAVLSRFEKGEKAQAHTPQKRFDSPRRFEKTYPAEDTNRRSSFVTLNWMVDPTDDIEEQLARTVMRRALVGNSAAPLHKALIESGLGEAIISSAIELSQPVLNFGLRGADGDDADRIETLILNTLAHLAEHGIDDATIEATLNSLEFELREQNTGGYPRGIAYFFGALNNWLYGRDPLDGLRFEAALASLKTRIASGEKVIENLIRTTLLDNPHRTTLVLRPDPQQAEREEAAERARLDAARAAMNDDDVAAAIETTKKLKALQNAADKPENLAKIPTLTVADLPREGMTIPTEELAVEGVRTLVHDLPTNGIVYLDLGFDLKTLPRDLLPYLPVFSRALKQTGTSSADFVALTQRIGRSTGGIGISRINSPILDSAEAAAFLMVRAKATSEKTGEMLDIVHDILTDARLDNRDRIRQIVAEDKARTEASLVPSGHQYVFTRLRAALHEADWLSEQTGGVTQLLFLRELAQKIDNDWASVQSALEDIRAHLINANAAIANVTTDGSAWPGFADELKSFIGRLPRHDFVRADWSPLPHPANEGLTIPAQVNYVAKGVNLKALGHEPSGALSVVTKYLGTTYLWDKVRVEGGAYGGFASFNPLADTYAFGSYRDPNLVATLDVYDAAPAFLRKGVSKADIARSIIGTIGDLDPYLLPDAKGYTALMRILTGVTEDYRQKRREQVLSTSEADFAKAADLLDEVARNGHIVAMGSEKSITAANRERNGFLSVSKVL; encoded by the coding sequence ATGCCGCACCATCCCGCCTTTGAGCTGATCGCCGAGGAAAAGATCAACGAGATCAATTCCTTGGCGCGCCATTACCGGCATAAAAAGACCGGTGCGGAAGTGCTTTCGCTCATCAATGACGATGAAAACAAGGTGTTCGGCATCTCCTTTGCCACGCCTCCCCAGGATTCGACCGGTTTGCCCCATATCCTGGAACATTCGGTCCTTTGCGGCTCGGAAAAGTTCCCTGTCAAAAAGCCGTTCGTGGAGATGCTCAAAGGCTCGCTGCACACCTTCCTCAACGCCATGACCTTCCCCGACAAGACGGTCTATCCCGTGGCCAGCCAGAACCTTGCGGACTTCTACAATCTCACCGAAGTCTATATGGACGCAGTGTTTTTTCCGCTCCTGACCCGCGAGACCTTCCAGCAGGAAGGCTGGCATTACGAGATCGAGAACCCGCACGATCCCATGATCTTCAAGGGCGTGGTCTTTAACGAAATGAAGGGCGGGTTCTCATCACCCGACCAGGTCAATTACGCCTACGCCCTGCAATCACTTTTCCCCGATGCGGTCTATTCGAACTATAGTGGTGGCGATCCGCGGGTGATGCCCGATCTCACATACGAACAGTTCAGGGATTTTCACAAACGCTACTATCACCCCTCCAACGCCCAGATCATATTCTACGGCGACGATGATCCCGAAAAGCGGCTCGAACTGCTCGACGCCGTGCTGTCACGCTTTGAAAAAGGCGAGAAAGCACAAGCACATACGCCGCAAAAGCGCTTCGATTCCCCGCGCCGGTTCGAAAAGACCTATCCGGCAGAGGACACCAACAGACGCTCGTCTTTCGTCACGCTCAACTGGATGGTCGATCCCACCGACGACATCGAGGAGCAGCTGGCCCGCACCGTGATGCGCCGTGCGCTGGTCGGCAATTCCGCAGCGCCGCTGCACAAGGCCCTGATCGAATCCGGGCTGGGTGAAGCCATCATCTCGTCGGCCATCGAACTCTCCCAGCCGGTCCTCAATTTCGGGCTGCGCGGCGCCGATGGTGACGACGCCGACCGGATCGAAACGCTGATCCTGAACACCCTCGCCCACCTTGCCGAGCACGGCATTGATGACGCGACCATCGAAGCCACACTCAACTCGCTCGAGTTCGAACTCCGAGAGCAGAACACCGGCGGCTATCCTCGCGGAATCGCTTACTTTTTCGGCGCCCTGAACAATTGGCTCTATGGTCGCGATCCCCTTGACGGACTGCGTTTCGAAGCGGCGCTGGCCAGTCTCAAGACCCGCATCGCGTCGGGCGAGAAGGTCATTGAAAATCTCATCCGAACCACCCTTCTCGACAACCCCCACCGCACCACGCTGGTCCTGCGGCCCGATCCCCAACAGGCAGAGCGCGAGGAAGCCGCCGAACGCGCCCGGCTCGATGCAGCCCGCGCCGCGATGAATGACGACGACGTCGCCGCCGCCATCGAGACAACCAAAAAGCTCAAGGCTCTCCAGAACGCCGCCGACAAGCCCGAGAATCTGGCGAAAATCCCGACCCTGACCGTCGCCGACCTGCCGCGCGAAGGGATGACCATTCCCACCGAGGAGTTGGCCGTGGAGGGCGTGCGAACGCTGGTTCACGACCTCCCCACCAACGGCATCGTCTATCTCGATTTAGGCTTTGATCTCAAAACCTTGCCGCGCGATCTGCTGCCCTATCTGCCCGTGTTCTCCCGGGCGCTCAAGCAGACCGGGACCTCGAGCGCCGATTTCGTCGCGCTCACACAACGCATCGGCCGCTCGACCGGCGGCATCGGGATTTCCCGGATCAATTCGCCCATCCTCGATAGCGCCGAAGCCGCTGCGTTTCTGATGGTCCGTGCCAAGGCCACGTCCGAAAAGACCGGTGAAATGCTTGATATCGTTCACGATATCCTGACAGATGCCCGGCTGGACAATCGTGACAGAATCCGCCAGATCGTCGCCGAAGACAAGGCGCGGACCGAGGCATCCCTGGTCCCCTCGGGCCATCAATACGTCTTCACGCGTCTGCGCGCTGCGCTCCATGAAGCCGACTGGCTGTCCGAGCAGACCGGCGGCGTCACCCAATTGCTCTTCCTGCGCGAATTGGCGCAAAAGATCGATAATGACTGGGCTTCGGTGCAATCAGCACTCGAAGACATCCGCGCTCATCTCATCAACGCCAATGCCGCCATTGCCAATGTGACCACCGATGGATCAGCGTGGCCCGGCTTTGCCGATGAGCTCAAGAGTTTCATCGGACGCCTCCCGCGTCACGATTTCGTCCGCGCCGACTGGTCGCCCCTGCCCCATCCGGCCAATGAAGGACTGACCATTCCGGCTCAGGTCAACTACGTGGCCAAGGGGGTCAACCTCAAGGCGCTCGGCCATGAGCCGTCCGGCGCGCTGTCGGTGGTCACCAAATATCTCGGCACCACCTATCTCTGGGACAAGGTCCGCGTCGAAGGCGGCGCCTATGGCGGGTTCGCAAGCTTCAATCCACTTGCCGACACCTACGCATTCGGCTCGTACCGCGATCCCAATCTGGTGGCTACGCTCGACGTTTACGACGCCGCTCCGGCCTTCCTGCGCAAAGGCGTTTCAAAGGCCGATATCGCCCGTTCCATTATCGGCACGATCGGCGATCTCGATCCCTACCTTCTGCCCGATGCCAAAGGCTACACGGCGCTGATGAGGATCCTTACCGGCGTTACCGAGGACTATCGGCAGAAGCGCCGCGAACAGGTGCTGTCGACTTCGGAAGCCGATTTTGCCAAGGCGGCAGATCTCCTCGACGAAGTGGCCCGCAACGGACACATCGTTGCCATGGGATCGGAAAAGTCCATAACCGCCGCAAACCGCGAGCGGAACGGATTCCTTAGTGTTTCCAAGGTGCTCTGA
- a CDS encoding sorbosone dehydrogenase family protein produces the protein MSVWTILLVIAILAVVIIGGGYVWWTTRVKTHAPQFGTKPAIPSAKPQGAVPMLKMPTARGWQGGAKPRTAPGLKVSVFAEKLKHPRWVYALPNGDVLVAESATIPRKVSGFMDYAMNRTMKRAGATFPNANQITLLRDADGDGVPEIREVFLKDQHQPFGMALIGSTFYVGNSNSVVAFPYEDGQTTIAAQGKTIFTMKDGGHWTRNVIASADETKLYVAIGSLSNIAEEGFETEEGRACIVELDLETGQNREFAGGLRNPVGMAWEPTGGDLWTVVNERDGLGDETPPDYLTSVKDGGFYGWPYSYWGNTVDDRVQPQRTDLVARATAPDYALGGHTASLGLCWLPAGTLPGLPEGMVIGQHGSWNRSKLSGYRVILVPFEGGKPSGEPIEILGGFLSEDEKFSNGRPVGVTVAKDGALLVADDVGHIVWRVTAA, from the coding sequence ATGTCGGTCTGGACAATCTTGCTGGTGATCGCAATCCTTGCGGTCGTCATTATCGGCGGTGGCTACGTGTGGTGGACCACGCGTGTCAAAACGCATGCGCCACAATTTGGCACAAAGCCAGCCATTCCGTCCGCAAAGCCGCAGGGCGCGGTTCCCATGCTCAAGATGCCTACGGCGCGGGGCTGGCAGGGTGGCGCCAAGCCACGGACCGCTCCCGGTCTTAAGGTCAGCGTATTCGCCGAAAAGCTCAAACACCCGCGCTGGGTCTATGCGCTGCCCAATGGTGATGTGCTCGTTGCCGAATCCGCAACCATTCCCCGCAAGGTCTCGGGCTTTATGGATTATGCCATGAACCGGACGATGAAGCGGGCCGGCGCGACCTTTCCGAACGCCAATCAGATCACGCTCTTGCGCGATGCCGACGGCGATGGTGTGCCCGAAATCCGTGAAGTGTTCCTCAAGGACCAGCACCAGCCCTTCGGCATGGCCCTGATCGGTTCGACATTTTATGTCGGCAACTCCAACAGTGTCGTGGCGTTTCCCTATGAGGACGGCCAGACCACCATCGCAGCCCAGGGCAAGACAATCTTCACGATGAAGGATGGCGGCCACTGGACCCGCAACGTTATTGCCAGCGCGGACGAGACCAAGCTCTACGTCGCTATCGGCTCGCTTTCCAACATTGCCGAAGAAGGCTTTGAAACCGAGGAGGGCCGCGCCTGCATTGTCGAACTCGATCTGGAGACGGGCCAGAACCGCGAATTTGCCGGTGGCTTGCGCAACCCGGTCGGTATGGCCTGGGAGCCGACTGGAGGGGACCTCTGGACCGTGGTCAACGAACGCGACGGTCTGGGCGACGAAACCCCTCCCGACTATCTGACCTCGGTCAAGGATGGCGGCTTTTATGGCTGGCCATATTCCTATTGGGGCAACACGGTCGATGACCGTGTGCAGCCACAGCGGACCGACCTGGTTGCCAGGGCCACGGCGCCCGATTATGCGCTGGGCGGACATACCGCGTCGCTGGGCCTGTGCTGGCTTCCGGCGGGCACGCTGCCGGGCCTTCCAGAGGGCATGGTGATCGGGCAGCATGGCTCGTGGAACCGCTCGAAACTCTCCGGCTACAGGGTCATTCTGGTGCCGTTCGAGGGTGGAAAGCCCTCCGGCGAGCCAATCGAAATTCTCGGTGGCTTCCTTTCGGAAGACGAGAAGTTCTCCAATGGCCGCCCGGTCGGCGTCACTGTCGCCAAGGACGGTGCCTTGTTGGTCGCCGACGACGTCGGTCACATCGTCTGGCGTGTAACAGCGGCCTAA
- a CDS encoding glucose/sorbosone family PQQ-dependent dehydrogenase: MATRQTGREGRAPIAKVLMGGAVAAALMLSTSMVAAQVTPVEIESGDNSLFSSRVLTTGLDNPWALRWGPDDMIWVTERTGGEVTRVDPVSGAKQVLLTLEDVYTGPQHEGLLGMALHPELLEGTGNDYVYIGYTINNGTAEEPDPSAQIVRYTYDENLQQLVDPMILIEGLPAWNDHNAGRVVFGPDEKIYYSIGEQGANFGRNFRRPNLAQALPTQDEVESEDWHTYSGKILRLNLDGSIPEDNPEIDGVKSHILSYGHRNPQGIAFGPDGTLYEAEHGPASGDELNIIEPGGNYGWPNVSGFIDDQAYTYINWSEAPEDVDQNTDPLPDSVPQFEESDFEGDMVDPLAAYFAVEDDYPIGEICGYICDPTIAPSSILYYDAGEDGITEWDNSVLIPTLKHGTLYVQALSEDGTEADGLPTAWLSTQNRYRDVIISPDNKTVFIATDAFGSAAQKFGEGLNTSVLHNPGSILMFTYGEEGGGLGGVVEGNDFNASPQAEAGPAEFEDPNTGNEPAPAEDDSGDEAAATGITSESDVAEVANLGAPKFAANCAMCHGPAGQGGAGAVLAGNGELADAGFVANTIVHGFGYMPAFGNQLSDDDIAEIGTYIRNSFGNDFGILTTEDVAAAR, from the coding sequence ATGGCTACGCGACAAACGGGACGCGAAGGCAGGGCGCCTATTGCGAAAGTTCTAATGGGAGGCGCGGTCGCCGCAGCCCTTATGCTTTCCACGAGCATGGTTGCTGCCCAGGTGACGCCGGTCGAGATCGAAAGCGGCGACAATTCGCTGTTTTCCTCGCGTGTGCTGACCACCGGTCTGGACAACCCATGGGCACTGCGCTGGGGCCCCGATGACATGATCTGGGTGACCGAGCGCACCGGCGGTGAAGTCACGCGTGTCGACCCGGTTTCGGGCGCCAAACAGGTGCTCCTCACTCTCGAGGACGTCTATACCGGCCCCCAGCATGAGGGTTTGCTCGGCATGGCGCTGCATCCCGAATTGCTCGAAGGCACAGGCAACGACTACGTCTATATCGGCTATACGATCAACAACGGCACTGCCGAAGAGCCCGATCCCTCGGCCCAGATCGTGCGCTATACCTATGACGAAAACCTCCAGCAGCTGGTCGATCCGATGATCCTGATCGAGGGACTGCCGGCCTGGAACGACCACAATGCCGGTCGCGTGGTGTTCGGTCCCGACGAAAAGATCTATTATTCCATCGGTGAACAGGGCGCCAATTTCGGCCGCAATTTCCGCCGGCCCAACCTGGCCCAGGCCCTTCCCACCCAGGACGAGGTCGAGAGCGAGGACTGGCACACCTATTCGGGCAAGATCCTTCGGCTCAACCTCGATGGTTCGATCCCCGAGGACAATCCCGAGATCGATGGCGTCAAGAGCCACATCCTGAGCTACGGTCACCGCAACCCGCAGGGGATCGCGTTCGGCCCCGATGGCACGCTCTATGAGGCCGAGCACGGTCCGGCCAGCGGCGATGAGCTCAACATCATCGAGCCCGGTGGCAATTATGGCTGGCCCAATGTGTCCGGCTTCATCGACGATCAGGCTTACACCTACATCAACTGGAGCGAAGCTCCCGAAGACGTCGACCAGAATACCGACCCGCTGCCCGACAGCGTGCCGCAGTTCGAGGAAAGCGATTTCGAAGGCGACATGGTCGATCCGCTGGCTGCCTATTTTGCCGTCGAAGACGACTATCCGATCGGCGAGATCTGCGGCTATATCTGCGACCCCACCATCGCACCGTCCTCGATCCTGTATTACGACGCGGGTGAAGACGGCATCACCGAATGGGACAATTCGGTGCTGATCCCGACCCTCAAGCACGGCACGCTCTATGTGCAGGCGCTGAGCGAAGACGGAACCGAGGCCGATGGCCTGCCGACAGCCTGGCTCTCGACCCAGAACCGCTATCGCGACGTCATCATTTCGCCCGACAACAAGACCGTGTTCATCGCAACCGATGCGTTCGGTTCGGCCGCACAGAAGTTCGGCGAAGGTCTCAACACCTCGGTGTTGCACAACCCCGGCTCGATCCTGATGTTCACCTATGGTGAAGAGGGCGGCGGCCTGGGCGGCGTTGTCGAAGGCAACGACTTCAACGCGAGCCCGCAGGCTGAAGCGGGCCCGGCCGAGTTCGAAGATCCCAACACGGGCAACGAACCTGCGCCGGCCGAGGATGATTCGGGCGACGAAGCGGCTGCCACGGGCATCACCAGCGAGTCCGACGTTGCCGAAGTCGCCAATCTGGGAGCGCCCAAATTCGCGGCCAACTGTGCCATGTGCCACGGTCCTGCCGGGCAGGGTGGCGCCGGTGCGGTCCTGGCTGGCAATGGCGAACTCGCCGATGCCGGCTTTGTGGCCAACACCATCGTTCACGGCTTTGGCTATATGCCCGCCTTCGGCAACCAGCTCAGCGATGACGACATCGCCGAGATCGGCACCTATATCCGCAATTCGTTCGGCAATGATTTCGGTATTCTGACCACCGAAGACGTTGCGGCGGCCCGCTGA